From the Hevea brasiliensis isolate MT/VB/25A 57/8 chromosome 15, ASM3005281v1, whole genome shotgun sequence genome, one window contains:
- the LOC131174117 gene encoding uncharacterized protein LOC131174117: MDLEPDSSFVGLSAVSGDKLAGVAIGGLLVEGKTIGASTGVAELEGILADASGVAAVAGPSVTGGLAIGAEVGVVTGVAAGVETDGGGVVGDKTGGDPLGDGGTTEVGDGGIAGEILGDCAGDFEGEEEGVEGVEDGEVTGELAGEVVGDLAGALTGDVVGDSAGALAGEETGDLAGDAEGCVVLDGEGAGALSACTIKEKVKARKMSRKSLCNILSGRLWNRQQLINGKRGVFWLLME; the protein is encoded by the coding sequence ATGGACCTAGAACCCGATTCATCGTTCGTCGGGCTTTCTGCGGTTTCTGGTGACAAACTCGCTGGAGTGGCGATCGGCGGGCTGCTGGTGGAGGGGAAAACCATTGGGGCCTCTACTGGTGTTGCAGAACTGGAAGGAATACTCGCCGATGCCTCTGGGGTTGCTGCAGTAGCCGGACCTTCCGTAACTGGTGGATTAGCGATTGGAGCCGAAGTCGGAGTAGTCACCGGAGTTGCAGCCGGAGTGGAAACCGATGGCGGTGGAGTCGTTGGAGACAAAACTGGAGGGGACCCACTTGGAGATGGGGGAACAACAGAAGTTGGGGATGGCGGGATTGCAGGGGAGATTTTAGGAGATTGTGCGGGAGATTTTGAAGGGGAAGAGGAAGGAGTGGAAGGAGTAGAAGACGGAGAAGTCACCGGAGAACTTGCGGGAGAAGTTGTCGGAGATTTAGCCGGAGCACTTACAGGAGATGTTGTGGGAGATTCAGCAGGAGCACTGGCAGGAGAAGAGACAGGAGATTTGGCAGGTGATGCAGAGGGCTGTGTTGTTTTAGATGGCGAAGGGGCAGGCGCATTGTCTGCATGTACaataaaagaaaaagtaaaagcaAGGAAAATGAGTAGAAAGAGTCTCTGCAACATATTGAGTGGGCGTTTATGGAATCGGCAACAATTGATAAATGGAAAACGGGGAGTGTTTTGGCTTTTGATGGAGTAG
- the LOC110657005 gene encoding inactive beta-amylase 4, chloroplastic — protein sequence MAGNGGVARRCGCRRSYVAFRETSFLDRRKTRTNLRNVSMIPLFKRPLFYPRWRLLSGSNRILSMDAREKSKSLILESSKHKRVPIFVMTPVDTFCIDSSGSPRIRKIKALTISLKALKLAGVYGIAVEVWWGIVERSSPLEYNWFLYEELFRLVSESGLKLHVSLCFHSNTHLSTGTGGVGLPLWILEIGGHNKDIYYRDKNGFSNDDYLTLGVDQLPLFYGRTALQCYEDFMLSFVNKFDSYIGSVIEEISVGLGPSGELRYPAHPHGDGRWKFPGIGEFQCYDKYMMEDLKMAACKEGKPQWGDRGPQNAGCYNSLPPGVPFFEDGQESFLSDYGRFFLEWYSGKLICHADAILAKAVNVLKKYQQNKQTPVILVAKIGGIYWWYQTISHPAELTAGYYNTALRDGYDPVASVLSRHGAALHISCLEMIDSETPPAYRCSPEGLIQQIRTISKKRINLIGRNTSERFDQKGLRQILANCYHPQAEAVRSFTYFRLNDKIFAVENWNNFVPFVRRMSTDL from the exons ATGGCCGGCAATGGAGGAGTTGCTCGCAGGTGCGGCTGTAGGAGAAGCTATGTTGCGTTCAGGGAGACGAGCTTCTTGGACAGGAGGAAAACGCGAACCAATCTCCGAAACGTTTCGATGATCCCTCTCTTCAAAAGGCCCCTCTTCTATCCTCGATGGCGATTGCTTAGTGGAAGCAACCGCATTTTGAG CATGGATGCTCGAGAAAAATCAAAATCCTTAATATTGGAATCATCAAAGCATAAGAGGGTCCCCATATTTGTCATGACGCCTGTGGACACATTTTGCATCGATTCTTCTGGGAGTCCAAGGATCAGAAA AATCAAGGCCTTAACTATATCTCTAAAAGCACTCAAGTTGGCAGGTGTCTATGGAATTGCAGTAGAGGTTTGGTGGGGAATTGTTGAGCGTTCTTCTCCTCTTGAATATAATTGGTTCCTTTACGAAGAGCTTTTCAGATTGGTATCTGAGTCGGGGCTGAAGTTGCATGTTTCCTTGTGTTTTCACTCAAACACACACCTGTCCACTGGAACTGGGGGTGTGGGTCTTCCACTGTGGATTCTAGAG ATTGGTGGTCATAATAAGGACATATATTATCGAGATAAAAATGGGTTCTCCAATGATGATTATCTTACACTAGGAGTGGACCAGCTTCCTCTTTTTTATGGCCGTACTGCCCTCCAATGTTATGAAGACTTCATGCTCAGTTTTGTTAACAAATTTGACTCATATATTGGGAGTGTAATTGAAGAAATAAGTGTTGGTCTTGGTCCTTCTGGAGAACTAAG GTATCCTGCACATCCTCATGGTGATGGTAGATGGAAATTTCCTGGAATTGGTGAATTCCAGTGTTATGACAAGTACAT GATGGAGGACTTAAAGATGGCTGCTTGTAAAGAAGGAAAGCCTCAATGGGGAGATAGAGGACCTCAAAATGCTGGTTGCTACAACAGTCTTCCACCTGGTGTTCCTTTTTTTGAAGATGGACAGGAGAGCTTTCTTTCTGATTATGGTCGTTTCTTCCTT GAATGGTACAGTGGTAAGCTGATTTGTCATGCAGATGCTATTCTAGCAAAGGCAGTTAATGTGCTGAAGAAATATCAACAAAACAAGCAAACACCAGTTATATTAGTCGCTAAAATTGGTGGAATATATTGGTGGTACCAGACAATATCACACCCTGCTGAACTTACAGCTGGCTACTACAACACTGCTCTAAGGGATGGATATGATCCTGTTGCTTCAGTGTTGTCTCGTCATGGAGCTGCTTTGCATATTTC CTGCTTAGAAATGATTGATAGTGAAACTCCACCAGCCTATCGTTGCAGTCCTGAAGGATTAATCCAGCAG ATAAGAACCATTTCAAAGAAAAGGATAAATCTGATTGGAAGAAATACTAGTGAACGGTTTGATCAG AAAGGACTAAGGCAAATACTTGCGAACTGCTATCATCCACAGGCAGAGGCTGTAAGGTCATTTACTTATTTCAGATTGAATGATAAAATTTTTGCTGTTGAAAACTGGAATAATTTTGTCCCCTTTGTTAGAAGAATGAGCACAGATTTGTAA
- the LOC110657006 gene encoding probable pectate lyase 22, translating to MSTFFLIFLVMILLDTSISSKNVQISEATEWNSTRRQLEKESCKIGNPIDDCWRCDSEWETNRKVLADCAIGFGRNAVGGQDGDIYVVKDSENDDPANPIPGTLRYGVIQEEPLWIIFDHDMVITLKEELMMNSYKTIDGRGYNIQIADGPCITIQNVSNIIIHNIYIRDCVPGGNTMVRDSPKHVGMRGYSDGDGISIFGSRDVWIDHCTLANCRDGLIDAVVGSTSITISNNYMLHHNEVMLMGHSDDFLDDKNMQVTIAFNFFGEGLTQRMPRCRHGYFHIVNNIYTGWEMYAIGGSANPTINSQGNIFIASDNNSTKEESIQVTKREAIPGDEEWKNWNWRSDGDVMLNGAFFTPSGETGPQSYIKASSMVARPASFLTNTSPSAGALYCQRGIPC from the exons ATGTCAActttctttctcatctttctAGTCATGATCTTACTTGACACCTCCATATCTTCTAAAAATGTGCAAATATCAGAAGCAACTGAGTG GAACTCAACAAGAAGGCAGCTGGAAAAAGAATCATGCAAAATTGGCAACCCAATTGATGATTGTTGGAGATGTGATTCTGAATGGGAAACTAACCGAAAAGTGCTGGCCGATTGTGCAATTGGGTTTGGACGCAACGCTGTAGGGGGGCAAGATGGTGACATTTATGTGGTCAAAGATTCTGAAAATGATGATCCTGCAAACCCAATTCCTGGCACACTTCGCTACGGTGTCATCCAAGAAGAACCGCTGTGGATCATCTTTGATCACGACATGGTCATCACGCTAAAGGAAGAACTGATGATGAACTCATACAAAACAATAGATGGAAGAGGGTATAACATCCAGATAGCAGATGGACCATGCATAACAATTCAAAACGTAAGTAACATTATCATACATAACATCTACATACGTGACTGTGTACCAGGTGGAAATACAATGGTTAGGGATTCACCCAAGCATGTTGGCATGAGAGGTTACTCTGATGGGGATGGCATATCGATATTTGGGTCTAGGGATGTCTGGATTGATCATTGTACACTAGCCAACTGCCGTGATGGACTAATTGATGCTGTAGTTGGCTCAACGTCTATTACAATCTCAAACAACTACATGTTGCATCACAATGAAGTTATGCTTATGGGTCATAGTGATGACTTCCTCGATGACAAGAATATGCAAGTCACTATAGCCTTCAACTTTTTTGGCGAAGGTCTGACACAAAGAATGCCTAG GTGCAGGCATGGCTATTTTCACATTGTAAATAACATATACACTGGATGGGAGATGTATGCAATTGGTGGAAGTGCAAATCCAACAATTAATAGCCAAGGGAATATCTTCATTGCATCAGATAACAACTCTACAAAGGAGGAAAG CATTCAGGTGACTAAACGGGAAGCCATCCCAGGAGATGAGGAGTGGAAAAATTGGAATTGGAGATCAGATGGAGATGTGATGCTCAACGGTGCTTTCTTTACACCTTCTGGTGAAACAGGTCCTCAAAGTTACATAAAAGCATCAAGCATGGTAGCAAGACCAGCTTCATTTTTAACAAATACTTCTCCTTCTGCTGGAGCTCTCTATTGTCAGAGAGGGATACCATGCTAA
- the LOC110657003 gene encoding protein TIC 20-v, chloroplastic — protein sequence MSALSLLHKPFLISLKGPSLLSLTTQIKTHRTQFSKPKRPTKIITAKSNGGDSADTGDRIISAVCYFYPFFDGVQYGKYVITQFSPIHALIQPLFPAIRVFKSFPLNGFLAIVLDVLLIFPDLLERSFNPRDGLGLDLLMSLDSTVFLYLLVCLIYGSSSCLLGQVPRLPIVAEAADRQVL from the exons ATGTCTGCTCTCTCTCTCTTGCACAAACCCTTTCTTATCTCTCTAAAAGGCCCGTCTCTTCTCTCTCTAACAACCCAAATCAAAACACACAGAACCCAATTCAGTAAACCTAAAAGACCTACTAAAATCATCACGGCCAAATCCAACGGCGGTGACTCAGCAGATACCGGAGACCGAATAATCTCTGCAGTCTGCTACTTTTACCCATTTTTTGATGGAGTCCAGTATGGAAAATACGTGATAACCCAGTTCTCTCCCATTCACGCTCTTATCCAGCCTTTGTTCCCGGCTATAAGAGTCTTCAAGAGCTTTCCCCTTAATGGGTTTTTG GCTATTGTGCTCGATGTGCTTCTTATTTTTCCAGATTTGCTGGAGAGGAGTTTTAATCCTAGAGATGGATTGGGATTGGATTTGTTGATGAGTTTGGACAGTACTGTATTTCTTTACCTTTTGGTTTGTCTGATTTATGGGTCTAGTTCTTGTTTGCTGGGTCAGGTTCCTAGGTTGCCCATTGTTGCAGAAGCTGCTGATAGGCAGGTTCTTTAA
- the LOC110657004 gene encoding uncharacterized protein LOC110657004 translates to MRAYKVKYERKRRNIELSMHDDVETSSFIGSWDECKLKKQELLPPILIRQSEKDSVNCSLGNLLTYPLMEEKVRNEADNFRGRPSDFRCHWASTTLSGPLRENSERAKRKEECAEF, encoded by the exons ATGCGTGCATATAAGGTAAAAtatgaaaggaaaagaagaaatatTGAACTGAGCATGCATGATGATGTTGAAACAAGTAGCTTCATTGGTAGTTGGGATGAATGCAAGCTTAAGAAACAAGAGCTGCTGCCTCCAATCTTAATCAGGCAAAGTGAGAAGGATTCAGTCAACTGTTCATTGGGAAATCTCCTTACTTACCCATTGATGGAAGAAAAAGTCCGGAATGAAGCTGATAATTTCCGTG GTAGGCCTTCGGATTTCCGTTGTCATTGGGCTTCAACCACACTGAGTGGTCCACTAAGGGAGAATAGTGAGCgggcaaaaagaaaagaagaatgcGCTGAATTTTGA